The Aphis gossypii isolate Hap1 unplaced genomic scaffold, ASM2018417v2 Contig00621, whole genome shotgun sequence genome window below encodes:
- the LOC126554838 gene encoding uncharacterized protein LOC126554838 has translation MYDYHYNVMRRHYNDLIRLLYMDTDSLVYRVNTEDFYKDLVDNPALLGRMDTSNLPVTHPCYVGTRKKIPGLFKDETAGRTMYEFIALRAKSYAYKIEGDEKVVAKGIRGHVVRNHMTFEDHKRCLFEDDDAGDGNESEELGTDEDDFDDGDFGDDDEWKDVEMRRRARLMARSVVDTIHGNAAAASVAVITGVKFTPTPLPTYTPYTPYRENVSIRSFEHRVKTIKTMKMTLNRFDDKRVVADDRIRTRAYGHYALRA, from the coding sequence ATTCCCTGGTGTATCGAGTGAACACGGAAGACTTTTACAAGGACCTGGTGGACAACCCCGCACTCCTCGGACGGATGGACACCTCGAATCTCCCCGTCACTCACCCGTGCTACGTCGGTACGCGTAAGAAGATCCCCGGATTGTTCAAGGACGAAACGGCTGGACGTACTATGTATGAGTTCATCGCACTCCGCGCGAAATCTTACGCGTACAAAATCGAGGGGGATGAAAAAGTTGTTGCTAAGGGGATTCGAGGACATGTAGTCCGAAATCACATGACGTTCGAGGACCACAAGCGTTGTCTGTTCGAGGACGACGACGCTGGTGACGGTAACGAGAGCGAGGAGCTAGGCACGGACGAGGACGATTTCGACGACGGTGACTTTGGCGACGACGATGAGTGGAAGGACGTGGAGATGAGACGGCGTGCGCGTCTGATGGCCCGATCGGTCGTCGACACGATACACGGGAATGCCGCGGCAGCTAGCGTCGCCGTCATTACCGGCGTGAAATTCACTCCGACACCACTCCCTACGTATACACCGTACACACCGTATAGGGAAAACGTATCGATCCGATCGTTCGAGCACCGCGTCAAAACGATTAAGACTATGAAAATGACCCTTAATCGTTTCGACGACAAACGTGTTGTCGCCGACGATCGGATTCGTACGCGCGCGTACGGCCATTACGCACTACGCgcgtga